In Dasypus novemcinctus isolate mDasNov1 chromosome 8, mDasNov1.1.hap2, whole genome shotgun sequence, the genomic stretch CAACTTTGATAAGATAGTGGAGCCCTAGATAACCAAAGTCAATTCATCTAACTGTTTATTATTGTGCAAGTCCTGTACCCCAAGCtctgaaagggaaggaaggaaagcatAGGTGCCTCCAATGGAGAAATTGTCGTGGTGTCTAGTGACTACAGCCTGCAAGAGAAGGGTACCCCAGCAGTGTGGAGGGACTTGAGTCAGGACTCGAGGCCTGTGGGCAGCTTGGAGGTCAACAGGTAGAACAGAGAAGCCTTCCCAGTGGCACTGGTCAGTGGCACCATCGTTCTTCCTAGGCGCCTGCCACGCCGAGCTTCCTTGTGCAGCCCCTCAGCTCATGTTTGAGCCAGTGGGCAGTGCTTGTGTACTCTTATGATCtctactcaaactcttccccaCCTTTTGTTCCAGAATCACCATCCTGGTAAATAGAGGGTTTGTCCCCAAGAACAGAGTGAATCCAGACACCCGGCAGAAGGGCCAGGTAAGGGCTGAGCACCCTTCCCTGCTTGCAAGGGATCGAGGGGGCTGTAGCAGCTCACACAGGGCTCTCCCCTCTTCACGCTTTCCCTTAAGGGCACTCTCACGCCTTCCTTTGCAGATTGAGCAAGAAGTGGACCTAGTTGGAATGGTGAGGCTGACAGAAACCAGAAAGCCCTTTGTCCCTGAAAACAATCCAGAAAGGAATCACTGGCATTACCGGGACCTGGAGGCCATGGCCAGGGTCACAGGCGCAGACCCCATTTTCCTTGATGCTGATTTCCGTACGTTGCCCAGTCCCCCGGGAAGACCTGAGTAGCTTTTGTGGATGCCTTTGTGGCTGGCACCCTGTGTGGGGCAGAAGCCACAGGCTTGGCCTTGTTGGGAACCAAGTGACAGCGACAACTGTACGTGGCAGCTGGCTACTGCCTGGAGGGTCTGAGCAACTTTGGAGTCCAGAAGTCCAAGGAGTCCCTGAGGGGACTGGCCATGCAGGAGAGGTGGGGGGCAGCGACCAGGCCAGGCTGCCCCAAGAAGGCGCCCTGAGGGCTGTGGGAAGCACGGCCAGCTGTGCACGACACCTTGAACCCACTGTCTCTACAGAGAGCACAGTTCCCGGAGGACCCATTGGGGGACAAACACGAGTCTCTCTGAGGAACGAGCACCTACAGTACATTATTACCTGGTAAGCACAGCCCCCCAAACCTGCCTGtcctccgcccctccccccccaaccgaCCCAGTCTTTCTACTTCTTTCAACACAAGGTACGGATTATGCGCAGCCACATCATACATGTGGTTTAAGAAATTCATGCGCCGGGTGCCTGGCGTATGACAGAACCAGCTGGTCGCCTGTCCCAGGAGTTGTCAGGACATAACTCCATGTACGCTGTGTTACCTTCAGAGACTGCCTTTACGCTAATCATGCATCATTGGTATAAATAAAGCTCCTTGGCTCACacgttgtatttttatttctaccaAAACGAGCTAGTAACTGGATGATCCGCGTTCGGAGTACCAAGTTGTCACATATGGTCTGCACGTCTGACATGCACAGCAAATTCAGTCCCACACAAGTCTCACCCTTACAGGCTTCTGTACCAGTCACTGACTGCATCCCgcctcaccaccacccccccccagaCATGCCTCCTGCCTCCAGCCCAGAATACCAAATAGACACTGGCTGAAggagaacttttatttttatgtacagAAAAGCCAGCTGTGTACATTTAACCCAGTTTAGTGGCAAGTTCTTTAGCTTTTGCCTTCTCCAGCTTGGCAATGCGAGCCACGGACTTGGGACCCAGGACATTGCCTCCCCAGTGACGACGGATCTGCAACAAAGAGAGTGAGTTAGCGCGGCCTGTCATTTTCGGAGGCTTCAATCTTGTTAGTGAAGCTATCCCTGCTGTGTTTCTTACCTCGTCATATCTGTCGTTGTAATTGGTTCTAATAGCTTCCACCAGCTTAGCTAGCGCTCCTTTGTCTTCCCTagcaagaaagggaaaaaaggctgTAGCATGAGGCAATTCCTCTTCCagaaatgtcttcatttttagCAAACACAAACCCTTTTGCCTCAGATAAAACATGACCACATGTTTTGTTCAGGTGAAGAAATTCTTAACCATCACTGGCAAAAGTTCAGGTAACTATATTCCTTGACCTGAaacattggtttttaaaaagaatccttCAAATGGGCATGGAGGTCCCTGCCCACCCGCGGTAAGGCCGTCTACTTACGAGTTGACCTGCGTGAAGGCAAGCGTGGTGCAGGTCTTTCTGTGGACGAGCCGTCCCAGCCTGGCCTTTCCCTTGATGATGCAGTAGGGGACCCCCATTTTACGGCACAAGGCGGGCAGGAAGACAACCAGCTGGAAGACAGCATCATCTCTGGAGTGTATTTTGACCAAAAGCAGTAACTTAAAGGGGTAGCTTGGAAGCAATTGCTCAGGGTTAAAAAGCTCATAGATTTGCACTTCACGGTTTGATTCAGTGAGAGATTCACATCATTGCAAGAGCCATGGCTGGATCCCTTGGGACTGTACACAAACCAAACACTGGCAGGCGGGGTGGCCCCACTCTGGCCTCTCAGCATTAGGTCTACTCTACCCATCATCCCGGTGCCAACACAAGGACCCAATCTAAGCTTAGCCACCAGTGCTTAAGAGCAAGCTAGAAGCGTACCTCGATTGGGTCCACGTCATGTGCAATCACCACCAGCTGGGCCTTCTTGTTCTCTACCAGGGTGGTGACAGTGTTCACCCCTGGAACATGCAAGTGGTTTGTGTAAGCGAGTGGCTGCTCTGATGCGAGCAGCCTGTCTCACTCagctgcaactcagtgttaaaaagCTCAGCGTTCACCCTTCACAGTAACTTCAGGTGAAGAAATTCATACATCACTGTAACAGCTGGCCTCACCACTCACCACTGAGGAGGGGCTCACTCACCTGCTCGAAGCACAGGCGGCCGCTTGGTGGGGACGTCCCCTTTGCCGGCAGCCTTCTTCTCAGCCCGGGCCAGCAGCCTCTGCTTCTTCTCCTGCTTTGTCTCTGGTCTGTACTTGTGGGCCAGCTTAAGCAGCTGCGTGGCTGGGAAAACATTCCGGCTTAGCTTTCCAACTGAAGCTCTGACATTTGTCACTTATTCTGAATGCAAAACCACTGTTCTGGTGAGAACATAGTAATGACGGATACTATCCAACTATAAGACCACGGACAAAGCCATGTTCTGGAAATAGAACAGGGAATCCTATACTTCCTTACCCCCGCCAAAGGGCACAGTGGGATGTAACACTGTCGAGGGCCACGCCCTCGCCCAAGAAGGCTTTCCTTTCTCTGCGCAGCACCTCACCTGTCTGGCGGTCCAAGGCCTGGGTGAACTGGTGGATGGCGGGGGGCACTTTCAGCCGCTTGTAGAGGATGGCCCTTTGCCGCTGCAGCCGGATGTAACGAGGCCATTTGACAAAGCGGGTGAGGTCCCTTTTGGGCTGGATGTCCTGTCCTGCGAAGTCAAGGGCAAGGCAGTGAGC encodes the following:
- the RPL7A gene encoding large ribosomal subunit protein eL8, translating into MPKGKKAKGKKVAPAPAVVKKQEAKKVVNPLFEKRPKNFGIGQDIQPKRDLTRFVKWPRYIRLQRQRAILYKRLKVPPAIHQFTQALDRQTATQLLKLAHKYRPETKQEKKQRLLARAEKKAAGKGDVPTKRPPVLRAGVNTVTTLVENKKAQLVVIAHDVDPIELVVFLPALCRKMGVPYCIIKGKARLGRLVHRKTCTTLAFTQVNSEDKGALAKLVEAIRTNYNDRYDEIRRHWGGNVLGPKSVARIAKLEKAKAKELATKLG